A window of the Peromyscus leucopus breed LL Stock chromosome 22, UCI_PerLeu_2.1, whole genome shotgun sequence genome harbors these coding sequences:
- the Snx17 gene encoding sorting nexin-17: protein MHFSIPETESRSGDSGGSAYVAYNIHVNGVLHCRVRYSQLLGLHEQLRKEYGANVLPAFPPKKLFSLTPAEVEQRREQLEKYMQAVRQDPLLGSSETFNSFLRRAQQETQQVPTEEVSLEVLLSNGQKVLVNVLTSDQTEDVLEAVAAKLDLPDDLIGYFSLFLVREKEDGAFSFVRKLQEFELPYVSVTSLRSHEYKIVLRKSYWDSAYDDDVMENRVGLNLLYAQTVSDIEHGWILVTKEQQRQLKSLQEKVSKKEFLRLAQTLRHYGYLRFDACVADFPEKDCPVVVSAGNSELSLQLRLPGQQLREGSFRVTRMRCWRVTSSVPLPSGGTSSPSRGRGEVRLELAFEYLMSKDRLQWVTITSPQAIMMSICLQSMVDELMVKKSGGSIRKMLRRRVGGPLRRSDSQQAVKSPPLLESPDASRESMVKLSSKLSAVSLRGIGSPSTDASAVHGNFAFEGIGDEDL from the exons ATGCACTTTTCCATTCCCGAAACCGAGTCCCGCAGCGGGGACAGCGGCGGCTCCGCCTACGTG GCCTATAACATTCACGTGAATGGAGTCCTGCACTGTCGGGTGCGCTACAGCCAGCTCCTGGGGCTGCACGAGCAG CTTCGGAAGGAGTATGGGGCCAACGTGCTTCCTGCATTCCCCCCAAAGAAGCTTTTCTCTCTGACGCCTGCAGAGGTAGAACAGAGGCGTGAGCAGTTAGAGAAATACATGCAAGctg TTCGGCAAGACCCATTGCTTGGGAGCAGTGAGACCTTTAATAGTTTTCTACGTCGGGCCCAACAG GAGACGCAGCAAGTCCCCACAGAGGAGGTTTCCTTGGAAGTGCTGCTCAGCAATGGACAGAAAGTTCTGGTCAATGTACTGACTTCCGATCAGACCGAAGATGTCCTGGAG GCTGTGGCTGCAAAGCTGGATCTTCCAGATGACTTGATCGGGTATTTTAGTCTCTTCCTTGTTCGAGAAAAAGAGGATGGAGCCTTTTCTT TTGTACGGAAGCTGCAGGAGTTTGAGCTGCCTTACGTATCTGTCACTAGTCTTCGGAGTCACGAGTATAAGATTGTGCTCAGAAAGAG TTATTGGGACTCTGCCTATGATGACGATGTCATGGAGAACCGGGTTGGCCTGAACCTGCTTTATGCTCAG ACCGTGTCGGACATCGAGCACGGCTGGATCCTGGTCACCAAAGAGCAGCAGCGGCAGCTCAAATCCCTGCAGGAGAAAGTCTCCAAGAAGGAG ttcttgcGGCTGGCCCAAACTCTGCGGCACTACGGTTACCTGCGCTTTGATGCCTGCGTGGCTGACTTTCCAGAGAAGGACTGCCCCGTGGTGGTCAGCGCAGGCAACAGTGAGCTCAGTCTCCAGCTGCGGCTGCCTGGCCAGCAGCTCCGAGAAGGCTCCTTCCGGGTCACCCGCATGCGGTGCTGGCGGGTCACCTCCTCC GTGCCGCTTCCCAGTGGCGGCACGAGCAGTCCAAGCCGGGGCCGGGGTGAGGTGCGCCTGGAACTGGCTTTTGAATACCTCATGAGCAAGGACCGTCTACAGTGGGTCACCATCACCAGCCCACAG GCTATCATGATGAGCATCTGCTTACAGTCCATGGTGGATGAGCTGATGGTGAAGAAGTCCGGGGGCAGTATCAGGAAG ATGCTGCGGCGGCGAGTGGGGGGTCCTCTGCGGCGGTCAGACAGCCAGCAAGCGGTCAAGTCCCCACCACTGCTT GAGTCGCCTGATGCCAGCCGGGAGTCcatggtcaaactctca AGTAAACTGAGTGCTGTGAGCTTGCGGGGGATCGGCAGTCCCAGCACCGACGCCAGTGCCGTCCACGGCAATTTCGCCTTCGAGGGCATCGGAGACGAGGATCTGTGA